The segment TGCCCTGTATAGCAGCGTTGCGTAAGATTGAATACGAACGTTGGACAATCGCACGCGAGGTGGTTGCCATGGGTGGCAGCGTTGACGCCTTTGATGCCTCCTACAGCCCGTCCGAGACTGGGGCCTTGTATGGCCCGGTCATCGCGCGGGCTGTTCCTGTTGATTCGTTGGCAGCGAGATCCGTTCAGCACCGCGGGCGAACACCTGAAGCATCCGGGGGCAGAATGAGCCGTCGGCAGTGCCGATTGTGCCTGGCCTTTGCGGGTTGCCTGTTTATGCTCGTCTTTGCCGCGTTCCTTCTGGCGATACCACAGTCGGATGCCTCGGCCGACCGACCTGACCAGGTCCCGCAGTCAGTGAGCGCTCAATGGACACAGGCAATTCGCGTCTTTCAATCGGCCGTCCTTGAACCGGCCGGCAGCGGCATTGCTCTGCACGGCGACACCGCCGTCACCTCGCGAGATGGAGCGGTGTACATCTTTGAGCGTAACCACGGCGGGACCGACAACTGGGGTTTGGCAAGGGTGATTACTTCGACGGGGGCTGACCGGTGGCAATGCCCGGAGATGCCTCTCGCGCTCAATTCTGAGTGGCTGGTGGTAGGCTGTCCCGAAACGTACCTGTTCTCCCGCCACCTCGGAGGGCCTGGAGCGTGGGGCCTGGCCAAAAAACTTGGCTCCGCGTCTCGGGCACTGGACATAGCGGACGACAGAATCGTGGCCGGAGGATTTCCCACGGTCACAGTGTTTCTGCGCGACCTGGGTGGAGTCAACAACTGGGGTGTCGAGCAGGAGCTGGTTGCGGGCGAAGCCGGTGCGCAATGGTTCAACAGCTTTGGCTCGGCCGTCTCCATCGAGGACGACGTGATCGCGGTTGGCGCCCCGACCTGGCCAGACCTAGGCTACCCTGGCTGGGTTGGCGGATACGGTTGCGTTTATGTGTTTCGGCGAGACCCCGCGGCTGGGCGTTGGTTGCAGGTTGAACAGGTGGTGCCGGACGACTGGGCGTTCGGATTTGGCGGCTCGCTTGAACTCAGCCAGGGACGGCTGTTGGCGACGTCGGGTCCGACTTATGGGGACTGTGCCGCCGTACCTTATCTATTTGGCCGAAACGAGGGTGGTGCGGATCGTTGGGGTGGCTTGGGCGCGATGGGCGGGAGTGCTGCAAAGGTGGTTGGCAACTATGTAGCACTTGACGGTGACCTGGCGGCAATAGGCGACGTCTGTGATGCCCAATTTGGGTATCCCAGGGCAGGCGCAGCACATATTCTACTTCAGGTGGCATCACCTGGCTGGACGGAAGTGGCAAAGCTTGTCCCCACAGCACCGATCACGCGGGGCAGCCGGAGCTGGGCAGATGGCGTGGCCGTCGACGGCAGGACGATTGCGCTGCATGCGGGAGCGATCTTTGAGGTACGTGGCACTGAAGTGCTGTCTCTGGAAGCAGAGTCAGGTACGGTCGTCGCACCGATGGCCATAGGTTTTGACCAGGAGGCCTCCGGAGGCAGATACGTCTACGCTCCCGTGGGTACCACGAGTGGCAGGGTCGACCTGGAGTTCCGGGTCGATACCGCGGGCGAATATGAGGTATGGGGCCGGGCTTTTGGAATCGAGGGCATCGGCGACTCGTTCTGGTTTGCCATCGACGGCGGTACAGAGTGCGTGTGGGAGCTGCCGTGGCATGGGTGGGAGATCGTTCCGGTTGTGGACCGGGATGCGAATAGATCGGCCAAGCGCTGGAATCTAGGCCAGGGACAACACGTATTGCACGTGCGGATGCGCGAGAGTGGTGCCAAGCTAGACTGGCTCGAGGTGAGGCGAGTGCGGCCATCTAGCGCCGTGCCTGTGGCGGCGGGACCAACGCCAACCCCTGTGGGGACGCTGCCCTCGCCGGGTTGCGGCGTACCTCAGCCACTTCTCCCAGTCGGCGGGAGCCTGTTCTACTGCGAGGATCCGGTGCGCCTGGAGTGGTCGGGAGATTGCTCAGAGTACAAGGTGCAGTTTCTATTCAGCGGGGCCGCGGAGCGCTCGATTGGTTGGACTGGAAGCAAGGAAGTGATTCTCCCCGCCGGAGGCATCGGTTGGGCATCCTGGAGGATCAAGGGGCGCAACCAGGTTGGGCAGGAGACCGCATGGAGCACCCCCTCCATCTACCGCGTTGGCGACAATCCTTTGAACCTGAGGGTGGTAGGGGCGTCTTGCGATCAGATTACCCTGGCCTGGGACCCTCCGTGCAGCTGCTATGCCGACTGGTACACCGTCTACTCGGGCACGCAAAGTATTGCGAGTACGCATGACCATGTCCCAGTGAAAACCGTCGGGGGATTGTCACCGGAAACGGAATACTCTTTTGCCGTTCGTGCTTGTTATCGTCGTGGCTACTCCTCTGACCTGAGCCGCCCCATCAGCGCGACTACCACGGCAGCTTACTTGTATCAGGAAGCGGAGAGTGGGGTCGTTCAGGCGCCAATGGTGGCAGAGGCGGACGCCACTGCCTCTGGCGGGCGCTGCATCCGGTCGGCGGCAGCAAACAGCGGCTCGGTTACAATACAGGTCTGTCTCATGGACGCAGGCACGTATGACCTGTGGGGTCGGGTGGCTGCGCCCGGCTACGGCGGCGACAGCTTCTGGGTGAGTGTGGATGGCTCGGCGGAGGCCCTGTGGGAGATTCCGGTGGGGGACTGGAAGTGGGCTCAGGTGAGTCACCAAGGGGTCAAGCGGACCTATCAATTGGACCCGGGTTCACATTACATCAATGTCCGAGCGCGAGAAGCGGGGGCGAGGCTGGACGCCATGCAACTGGTGAAATCGGGAAGCCCGCTGGCCACACCGACGGCAACACCGCAAGCGTCAGCTACGGCGAGTGCGACGCGCACGCCGACCTTGTCGCCGAGCTGGACTCCAACCGAGACAGCGCCGCCTACGGCTTCTGCAACCGCTACCCGGTCCGTGACGCCCACCCCTACCGCTAGCCCGTCGGCAACGGTCACGCGGAGCGCTACTCCGACACCCAGCGCGACCCCAGAACCGACCGCGAGCGCCACGGCAACTGCCACGCCGACACCGCCGGGAGACCTGCTGGTCACCGGGCAAGTGTACGACGCGGTCTCCGGCCCTCTGGTGGGGGTTGCCGGCGCCGAGGTCTCGGTGAGCCTGTGCATGCCAAGGCGATTCTCCACCCTGGCAGACGACGACGGTAACTATGAGCTAATCTTGCCGGCGATTTACTTGAACCAATGTTCTTCCGTCACACTGGAAGCAGTGGCGGACGGCTACCGCCCAGTGAGTTTCGTGGTACTCGTGGCCGACCTTCGGGCGCAGAGCCGCCGGGACCTGGCACTGGTCCCGTTGCCTACGCCTACTCCCAGTCGCACGGCGACTTGGACGCCACAACCCCGGCGCTGTTTCCTGCCAATGCTGCTGCGGTAGAAAGAATGGCGGCCAGCAGCTCGCCCAAGATGGCGGAAAGCCGCGGGCCGGCCCGGGCCCGAGTACAGTAGGCCCCGGGATATGTATGATTGAGGAGCGACCGGCGGTCTAGTGGCGACGCGAGTGGTTTCGGAGGCGAATGAACAGATGGAGCAGAAGCCCTGCAGGTTCTCTTCGAGTGGCAGCTCTGGCCCGACCGCACGCGAAGCGAGCGGACGAGATGAAGTATGAACGCGGGGGCGACTCGCCTGGCCGGGGGCCTGCAGCTGCTGGCGTTCCAGATCGATCCCGGCGTGAACCCGGCACATCCGGCGGAGTCGGGTGGCTGGCTGGCGCCGTCTGCCTGGTATTGGTCCTGTTGCTCTTGCTGGATGTTCCTGCGCCGGGACGCTCACTCGCCGAAGCGAATTGGATGCCTGCGCCGAGCGCAACTGCGGCCTCGAGGCCAGAGTCGGCGGTTCAGCGAAGGCGACGCTGGTTTGAGCTTTAAGACGCCCGAAGCCTGGTTGATGGACCCCGGTGTGCGCACCAGCTATGAGGGGCTGGTGTTCGACCGGAACTACAGAGGTTCTGAGGCTGCGCAGAAGGTTCTGGGAGTCGGCCACAGGGCTGTGGAGCAGGCTCTGCACCAGGCAGAAAGCACTGGGTCCTGCCTTGCCTCCGTGCCAAAGGAGGGTCTTGCGTGGCCGCTGCTGGTATACCAGGCGAGAGACAGCTTGACCGGAACCGGAGCCCACGCAAGGGTTGCCGTGCTCGGGGTCGAGGTTCACACGGGCGAGGCTAATCCCGTCTGCATCCTGCGCGACTGGGAGCTCTTGGAGAGACTGAACGGCATGAGGCTTGGTCAAGCGGCTCGCCGCGCAAGTTCCTCACCGCCAGCTACTGATCGCGAGGGCCTCCAGGCTGCGATTGAGCTCGCCGGTCACCACCTCAGGCAAAGCCTCAAGGATCTGTTTCCGGCATACAGGTACCCCGTTGCGGACGTGCTGGCTGTGCTATGGCCGAGGAGGTAGTGTCAGCCGCTGGCGCTCGGTGAGGACCTGGTCCCAGAAGGCGCGCTCGGCATGGAGCAGGGGAGCCACCGTGCTTTCCTGTGTCATCTGTGAAGTCTAGTGCTCGAAGGTGACCTTGTACTCCACAGGCACGACCTCTATCCAGCTCTGTCCAGGCAGCAGCGGCACAGGTGAGCCATCGCGATAGAGGTAGCGCACGAAATCGGTCACCGTGGGTCTGACCCATCTGGCCTCAATCAGCACCCCGTCGCGGAAGATCTGGGCACGCCCCTCGCCTGTCGAGTGGATGTTGTAAGAGTACTGACCGTTGCTGTCTTTGACGTCCGTCTGCTCGTATTGTGAGTACTGGACAATGACATTGGCCGCGGCGAGCTGCTCCCCATTCAACGCATCCACGTGGGGCTCGCCCTGCACCCACCGCCGGTACAGGTGCCGTTCGGCATCGTAGCGGAACTCGACCAGGGCCCGCGAAGGGTAGGGCACCCGGACATACGTTGCTGGCTCACCCTGAGGTGCAGGATCACCCTGGTGGGAAAAGGTGAAACCGGCCAGGTGCACTGTCTTCTCTTGCCCCGTCTTGAGCAGGTAATCGCGCAGACGTTTGGCGCTGGTGCCCGGAGTTCCCATCCAGGGGTAGTTCTTCCACTTGCCTTCTGGCTCGATCTGGTAGTAAGGCTGAGGATGAAAGTACTCATCGAGGTCGGTGAGTTTGGACTGCGAGATGAGCCAGCGCACCTGGTCATTGCCGCCAGAATGAACCAGTGCGCCATCGAGCATGTGACCAAGCTCAATGGTGAGCAGGCGGGCGCTGCGAATGGGGCGCAGGGCCTCCGGGTCCTTGCTCCAGATGATAGCGGTAAAGCGCGTGATGTACCAGCCTTCGGTGGCCTCCTCAAGAACAATGTCCGCCTGCGACAGCCCGGACTGTGGGCGCACTTCTGCGTCGTTACCGATTCTCACTAACAGTGGCCGACGCTGGAGCACGGTGGGATCGGCTACCAACTGGCCAGTGAGTGGGTTCAGATAAGGGTTGACCGTCGGGGTAGGGGTGAGCACCGGGGTAGCGGTGGCCGTTGAGGTTGGTATGGGCGTCGCAGAAGGCACGGCGGTGGCTGATGCCAGGCAAAGTGCGGTAGGGGGTACAGCCGTGAACGTCGGCCTGGCTGTCCGTGTGGGCTTCAGGGGCTCGGTGTTTGAGTCAGAACCGCAGGCGACAAGCAGAAGGATGCCTGCTACAGCCCAAGCAGTCGGCAACCACCAGCCCGCTGGGCCAGGTCTGGTAGATAGTTTGGTTCTCCGCATAGGATCGCCCCTCGTATCTCTCTATCGTGGAATCAGGGCGATTATGGCGCCATCTGGCCGACAACTACAAATCGGCACACCGGGGGACCGGTGCGAAGCGCTCTGCTGACTCCCCGGCGCCATTTGCGCATTCATCGAACGAGGACAATAATGGGCCGCCTTTCACGA is part of the Chloroflexi bacterium ADurb.Bin180 genome and harbors:
- a CDS encoding Fibronectin type III domain protein, which encodes MGGSVDAFDASYSPSETGALYGPVIARAVPVDSLAARSVQHRGRTPEASGGRMSRRQCRLCLAFAGCLFMLVFAAFLLAIPQSDASADRPDQVPQSVSAQWTQAIRVFQSAVLEPAGSGIALHGDTAVTSRDGAVYIFERNHGGTDNWGLARVITSTGADRWQCPEMPLALNSEWLVVGCPETYLFSRHLGGPGAWGLAKKLGSASRALDIADDRIVAGGFPTVTVFLRDLGGVNNWGVEQELVAGEAGAQWFNSFGSAVSIEDDVIAVGAPTWPDLGYPGWVGGYGCVYVFRRDPAAGRWLQVEQVVPDDWAFGFGGSLELSQGRLLATSGPTYGDCAAVPYLFGRNEGGADRWGGLGAMGGSAAKVVGNYVALDGDLAAIGDVCDAQFGYPRAGAAHILLQVASPGWTEVAKLVPTAPITRGSRSWADGVAVDGRTIALHAGAIFEVRGTEVLSLEAESGTVVAPMAIGFDQEASGGRYVYAPVGTTSGRVDLEFRVDTAGEYEVWGRAFGIEGIGDSFWFAIDGGTECVWELPWHGWEIVPVVDRDANRSAKRWNLGQGQHVLHVRMRESGAKLDWLEVRRVRPSSAVPVAAGPTPTPVGTLPSPGCGVPQPLLPVGGSLFYCEDPVRLEWSGDCSEYKVQFLFSGAAERSIGWTGSKEVILPAGGIGWASWRIKGRNQVGQETAWSTPSIYRVGDNPLNLRVVGASCDQITLAWDPPCSCYADWYTVYSGTQSIASTHDHVPVKTVGGLSPETEYSFAVRACYRRGYSSDLSRPISATTTAAYLYQEAESGVVQAPMVAEADATASGGRCIRSAAANSGSVTIQVCLMDAGTYDLWGRVAAPGYGGDSFWVSVDGSAEALWEIPVGDWKWAQVSHQGVKRTYQLDPGSHYINVRAREAGARLDAMQLVKSGSPLATPTATPQASATASATRTPTLSPSWTPTETAPPTASATATRSVTPTPTASPSATVTRSATPTPSATPEPTASATATATPTPPGDLLVTGQVYDAVSGPLVGVAGAEVSVSLCMPRRFSTLADDDGNYELILPAIYLNQCSSVTLEAVADGYRPVSFVVLVADLRAQSRRDLALVPLPTPTPSRTATWTPQPRRCFLPMLLR
- the yerB_2 gene encoding putative lipoprotein YerB precursor translates to MRRTKLSTRPGPAGWWLPTAWAVAGILLLVACGSDSNTEPLKPTRTARPTFTAVPPTALCLASATAVPSATPIPTSTATATPVLTPTPTVNPYLNPLTGQLVADPTVLQRRPLLVRIGNDAEVRPQSGLSQADIVLEEATEGWYITRFTAIIWSKDPEALRPIRSARLLTIELGHMLDGALVHSGGNDQVRWLISQSKLTDLDEYFHPQPYYQIEPEGKWKNYPWMGTPGTSAKRLRDYLLKTGQEKTVHLAGFTFSHQGDPAPQGEPATYVRVPYPSRALVEFRYDAERHLYRRWVQGEPHVDALNGEQLAAANVIVQYSQYEQTDVKDSNGQYSYNIHSTGEGRAQIFRDGVLIEARWVRPTVTDFVRYLYRDGSPVPLLPGQSWIEVVPVEYKVTFEH